The Hymenobacter oligotrophus genome has a window encoding:
- a CDS encoding response regulator — protein MSRKLNQVVLIDDNETTSFLNNRLLQRLDLAENILLFTNAEQAFAQLWGNDATATDQRPDLVFVDLKMPGMDGFEFLNQYSQLPAEVRDKTVMTVLTTSMHSADTSRVAQYEGVEYLAKPLTEEKLRVLLEKRFEMVG, from the coding sequence ATGTCACGCAAACTCAACCAGGTGGTGCTCATCGACGACAACGAAACCACCAGCTTCTTGAACAACCGGCTGTTGCAGCGGCTCGATTTGGCCGAAAACATCCTGCTGTTCACGAACGCCGAGCAGGCCTTTGCCCAGCTTTGGGGCAATGACGCAACGGCCACCGACCAGCGGCCCGACTTGGTTTTTGTGGACTTGAAAATGCCCGGCATGGATGGCTTTGAGTTCTTGAACCAATACAGCCAACTGCCCGCCGAAGTGCGCGACAAAACGGTGATGACCGTGCTGACCACCTCCATGCACTCGGCCGATACCTCGCGCGTGGCGCAGTACGAAGGCGTGGAATACTTGGCCAAGCCCCTCACTGAAGAAAAGCTGCGCGTACTGCTCGAGAAGCGTTTTGAAATGGTAGGCTAA
- the sucD gene encoding succinate--CoA ligase subunit alpha — MSVLVNKDSKVIVQGFTGSEGSFHAQQMMDYGTNVVGGVTPGKGGQTHLGKPVFNTVADAVRETGADTTIIFVPPAFAADAIMEAADAGIKVIVTITEGIPTKDMIAVKEYLKNREGLRMIGPNCPGVMTAGECKVGIMPGFIFSKGRVGIVSKSGTLTYEAVDQLTKAGLGQTTAIGIGGDPIIGTTTKEAVELLMNDPETEGIVMIGEIGGGMEAEAARWIKETGNKKPVVGFIAGQTAPPGRRMGHAGAIVGGADDTAAAKMAIMRECGIHVVDSPAEIGETMLRVLKGEKVEA, encoded by the coding sequence ATGAGCGTACTGGTCAATAAGGACTCGAAAGTGATTGTGCAGGGTTTCACGGGCTCCGAAGGCTCGTTCCATGCCCAGCAGATGATGGACTACGGCACCAACGTAGTGGGTGGCGTAACGCCCGGCAAAGGCGGCCAAACCCACCTCGGCAAGCCCGTATTCAACACCGTAGCCGACGCCGTACGCGAAACCGGCGCCGACACCACCATCATTTTCGTGCCCCCGGCATTTGCTGCCGACGCCATTATGGAGGCTGCTGATGCCGGCATCAAGGTTATCGTAACCATCACGGAAGGCATCCCGACCAAGGACATGATTGCGGTGAAGGAGTACCTGAAAAACCGCGAAGGCCTGCGCATGATCGGCCCGAACTGCCCCGGCGTAATGACCGCCGGCGAGTGCAAAGTGGGCATCATGCCCGGCTTTATCTTCTCGAAAGGCCGCGTAGGTATCGTATCGAAATCGGGCACGCTGACCTACGAAGCTGTAGACCAGCTAACCAAAGCCGGCCTGGGCCAAACCACGGCTATCGGCATCGGCGGCGACCCCATCATCGGCACCACTACCAAGGAAGCCGTTGAGCTGCTCATGAACGACCCCGAAACCGAGGGCATCGTGATGATCGGCGAAATCGGCGGCGGCATGGAAGCCGAAGCTGCTCGCTGGATCAAAGAAACCGGCAACAAAAAGCCTGTAGTAGGCTTCATTGCCGGCCAAACCGCACCTCCCGGCCGCCGCATGGGCCACGCCGGTGCCATCGTAGGCGGCGCCGACGACACGGCTGCTGCGAAAATGGCCATCATGCGCGAGTGCGGTATTCACGTGGTAGACTCGCCCGCCGAAATCGGCGAGACGATGCTGCGCGTGCTGAAAGGCGAGAAAGTAGAGGCGTAA
- a CDS encoding outer membrane beta-barrel protein, with the protein MAVRRLLLLGLPLLSSCASVYFPPPAAAPMLTQKGEFSGGLHTNWKANVTAQGAYAAGEHVGIIASGSFLHTNGKRKVYDQDFGEVGAGYYTRFGADQSRILEVYAGAGYGKGKRTERTRAGEVTETVEARLEKYFAQVNYTKKDREEFEFLGRTWPFRYGAALRLSYMNTPELRLNGQRIPGEDNIFFEPVTYTRIGLVGPLKFQTMSGWNFGLKNRKYLTAGNSVFSLGLIINVGGDGRGD; encoded by the coding sequence GTGGCCGTACGTCGACTGTTGCTGCTGGGGCTGCCGCTGCTGAGTAGCTGTGCCTCTGTTTATTTTCCGCCACCTGCTGCCGCTCCCATGCTCACCCAAAAGGGCGAGTTCAGCGGGGGCTTGCACACCAACTGGAAGGCCAACGTAACGGCGCAGGGGGCCTACGCCGCCGGCGAGCACGTGGGCATTATCGCCTCGGGCTCGTTTCTGCACACCAACGGCAAGCGCAAAGTTTACGACCAAGACTTTGGCGAAGTGGGGGCGGGCTACTACACCCGCTTCGGCGCCGACCAAAGCCGCATTTTGGAGGTATACGCCGGCGCCGGATACGGCAAAGGCAAGCGCACCGAGCGCACCCGCGCCGGCGAGGTAACCGAAACGGTAGAAGCCCGGCTCGAGAAGTACTTTGCGCAGGTAAACTACACCAAGAAAGACCGCGAGGAGTTTGAGTTCCTAGGTCGGACGTGGCCGTTCCGCTACGGGGCCGCCCTGCGCCTGAGCTACATGAACACGCCCGAACTGCGCCTGAACGGCCAGCGCATTCCTGGCGAGGACAACATCTTCTTCGAGCCCGTTACCTACACCCGCATCGGCTTGGTTGGCCCGCTGAAATTCCAAACCATGAGTGGCTGGAACTTCGGCCTGAAAAACCGCAAGTACCTCACGGCCGGCAACTCGGTGTTCAGCCTAGGTCTGATTATCAACGTAGGCGGCGACGGGCGAGGGGATTAG
- the rny gene encoding ribonuclease Y, producing MPEIIYIVLAAVVALVVGFFIGRQMAGKARQDAEAQAQARAQELLQEAEAKANRVREERIQQAKDKARQIRNESEQELRRLRQDAEQDLSQRREVVVQQEASIKQLTQATQRQLEQVQRKEKELDTLREKVQNDAQRQQERLEAQEEKRRATHEQVLDQLRQDQDEVDEQRHHLQRQLEAIAGLTAAEAREQLVESLKNEAQIQASSYIKDTVAQARLTATKDAKKVVLETIQRTAAEHAIENCVSVFNIESDDVKGKIIGREGRNIRALEAATGVEIIVDDTPEAIIISGFDPVRREIARLSLHLLVKDGRIHPARIEEIVAKTRKNIEEEIVEIGERTIVDLGIHGLHPELIKMVGRMRFRSSYGQNLLQHSREVANLCATMAAELGLNVKHAKRAGLLHDIGKVSTEEPELPHAILGMELAKKYKEHPDVVNAIGAHHDEIEMTALISPIVQACDAISGSRPGARREMMESYIKRLKQLEETAHAFKGVNQCYAIQAGRELRVIVDADNVTDDRAQELSSEISQKIEKEMQYPGQIKVTVIREMRAVAYAK from the coding sequence ATGCCCGAAATAATATACATCGTGCTGGCAGCCGTGGTAGCCCTTGTTGTGGGCTTCTTCATCGGCCGGCAGATGGCAGGCAAAGCCCGGCAAGACGCCGAGGCGCAGGCGCAAGCCCGCGCGCAGGAGCTCTTGCAAGAGGCCGAAGCCAAAGCCAACCGAGTGCGCGAAGAGCGCATTCAGCAAGCCAAAGACAAAGCCCGCCAGATTCGGAACGAGTCTGAGCAGGAGCTGCGTCGGCTGCGCCAAGACGCCGAGCAGGACCTCTCGCAGCGCCGCGAAGTAGTGGTGCAGCAAGAAGCCAGCATCAAGCAGCTAACCCAAGCAACCCAGCGCCAGCTGGAGCAAGTGCAGCGCAAAGAGAAAGAACTCGACACGCTGCGCGAAAAAGTACAGAACGACGCCCAGCGCCAGCAGGAGCGGCTCGAAGCTCAGGAAGAAAAGCGCCGCGCGACCCACGAGCAAGTGCTCGATCAGCTGCGCCAAGACCAAGACGAGGTAGACGAGCAGCGCCACCACTTGCAGCGCCAGCTCGAAGCCATTGCTGGCCTTACAGCCGCCGAAGCCCGCGAGCAGTTGGTTGAATCGCTGAAGAACGAGGCCCAGATTCAGGCTTCGTCGTACATCAAAGACACCGTGGCGCAAGCCCGACTCACAGCTACCAAAGATGCCAAGAAGGTGGTGCTGGAAACCATTCAGCGCACCGCCGCCGAACACGCCATCGAGAACTGCGTGTCGGTGTTCAACATCGAGTCGGACGACGTAAAGGGCAAGATCATCGGCCGCGAAGGCCGTAACATCCGGGCGCTGGAAGCCGCAACCGGCGTCGAAATCATCGTTGATGACACGCCCGAGGCCATCATTATTTCGGGCTTCGACCCAGTGCGCCGCGAAATTGCCCGCCTCTCGCTGCACTTGCTCGTGAAAGACGGCCGCATTCACCCGGCCCGCATCGAGGAGATTGTAGCCAAAACGCGCAAGAACATCGAGGAGGAAATCGTCGAAATCGGCGAGCGTACCATCGTCGACCTGGGCATCCACGGCTTGCACCCCGAGCTGATCAAGATGGTGGGCCGCATGCGCTTCCGCTCGTCGTACGGCCAAAACTTGCTGCAGCACTCGCGCGAAGTAGCCAACCTGTGCGCCACCATGGCCGCCGAGCTGGGCCTGAACGTGAAGCACGCCAAGCGCGCCGGCCTGCTGCACGACATTGGTAAAGTAAGCACCGAGGAGCCCGAGCTGCCCCACGCCATCCTAGGTATGGAGTTGGCCAAGAAGTACAAAGAGCACCCCGACGTGGTAAACGCCATCGGCGCCCACCACGACGAAATCGAGATGACGGCGCTGATTTCGCCCATCGTGCAGGCCTGCGACGCCATCAGCGGTTCGCGCCCCGGCGCCCGCCGCGAAATGATGGAGAGCTACATCAAGCGCCTGAAGCAGCTCGAAGAAACGGCCCACGCCTTCAAAGGCGTAAACCAGTGCTACGCCATCCAGGCGGGCCGCGAGCTGCGCGTGATTGTGGATGCCGACAACGTAACTGACGACCGCGCCCAGGAGCTTTCCAGCGAGATTTCGCAGAAAATCGAGAAGGAAATGCAGTACCCCGGCCAGATTAAGGTGACGGTAATTCGCGAAATGCGCGCCGTGGCCTACGCCAAGTAG
- a CDS encoding cell division protein ZapA, giving the protein MTELSIKIRIADRDYPLRVTPQEEERLRLAGRMLNERIKEFREQYGIQDKQDLLAMIALTTLADRMKAVKEKDGTDAALTERLSRLDQLLASVVLA; this is encoded by the coding sequence GTGACCGAATTATCCATTAAAATCCGCATTGCCGACCGCGACTACCCCCTTCGGGTAACGCCGCAGGAAGAGGAACGCCTGCGCCTAGCCGGGCGCATGCTCAACGAGCGGATAAAGGAATTTCGGGAGCAATACGGCATTCAGGACAAGCAAGACTTGCTGGCCATGATTGCGCTTACCACACTGGCCGACCGCATGAAGGCCGTGAAGGAAAAGGATGGTACCGACGCTGCACTAACCGAGCGCCTCTCCCGCCTCGATCAGCTGCTGGCATCGGTGGTACTCGCCTAA
- the pheT gene encoding phenylalanine--tRNA ligase subunit beta gives MKISLDWLRTLFPTDKTPAEISALLTSTGLEVEGLEELESVPGGLQGVVLGTVLTCQKHPDADKLSITTVDVGDASPRNIVCGAPNVAAGQRVVVALEGAVLHPTSGEPFKIKKSKIRGAASEGMICAEDEIGLGTSHAGIMVLDTDLPNGTPAAEYFGLGSDHVLEIGLTPNRADAASHFGVARDLRALLRQPVQLPDVSHFHAPVQAEGQAIGVQIEDAEACPRYAGLLLESVQVGPSPEWMQRRLRSIGLSPINNVVDVTNYVLHELGQPLHAFDADQIGGNGIRVRRAAAGEQFTTLDGAERTLKAEDLVIADAQGRALALAGVFGGKTSGVTEGTTRVFLESAYFDPAVARKTAQNHQLKTDASFRFERGTDPHMVPLALKRAALLLQEVASARVAAPIVDEFPTHIEHTSVRLLLPRVEKLIGHYIASDRIRQILTDLDILIVEENDVHGGPEWIVSVPPYRVDVTREADVVEEILRIYGFDHVPLRTHNAADFLAGFPQPDAELLRRDVSQLLSGQGYSEIVTNSLVNSDYFETAEQPAADLVRVLNYNSADLDVMRPTLLHSGLEIVRHNVNRRQRDLKLYEFGRSYHRQPDGSYKERPTLGIFLTGNLQAESWQQPDAKTAYHHLAGAVLQVLRSLGHAQPGQQPVQHPYLNGGLTLLLHNQPVVHLGSVSPKVLKQMDVNQPVWYAELDWAWLTKKYRGALTVQELPKFPEVRRDLSLVVDLGVTFEQLRQIATKVEKKLLREVNVFDVYQGENLGAGKKSYSLSFLLQDPERTLTDQAIDQVMQKLMTQFEQQAGAVIRK, from the coding sequence ATGAAGATTTCCCTCGACTGGCTCCGCACCCTGTTTCCTACTGATAAAACGCCGGCTGAAATTTCGGCTTTGCTTACCAGCACCGGCCTCGAGGTTGAAGGCCTGGAGGAGTTGGAAAGTGTGCCGGGCGGTTTGCAGGGCGTAGTGCTAGGCACGGTGCTCACCTGCCAAAAACACCCCGATGCCGATAAGCTCAGCATTACTACCGTGGACGTAGGCGACGCTAGCCCGCGCAACATCGTGTGCGGAGCGCCCAACGTGGCCGCCGGCCAGCGCGTGGTAGTTGCCCTGGAGGGTGCCGTGCTGCACCCCACCAGCGGCGAGCCGTTCAAAATCAAGAAATCGAAAATCCGCGGTGCGGCTTCGGAAGGCATGATTTGCGCCGAAGATGAAATCGGCCTGGGTACTTCGCACGCCGGCATTATGGTACTCGATACCGACCTGCCCAACGGCACGCCGGCCGCCGAGTACTTCGGCCTGGGTTCCGACCACGTGCTGGAAATCGGCCTGACGCCGAACCGCGCCGATGCTGCTTCGCACTTCGGCGTAGCCCGCGATTTGCGCGCCCTGCTGCGCCAGCCCGTGCAGCTGCCCGATGTTAGCCACTTTCATGCGCCGGTGCAGGCCGAAGGCCAAGCCATCGGCGTGCAGATCGAGGATGCCGAGGCGTGCCCCCGCTATGCTGGCTTGCTGCTCGAAAGCGTACAGGTAGGCCCCTCGCCCGAGTGGATGCAGCGCCGTCTGCGCAGCATTGGCCTGTCGCCCATCAATAACGTCGTCGACGTAACCAACTACGTGCTGCACGAGCTGGGCCAGCCGCTGCACGCCTTCGATGCCGACCAAATTGGCGGCAACGGCATTCGGGTGCGCCGCGCCGCTGCCGGGGAGCAATTCACCACGCTCGATGGCGCCGAGCGCACCCTGAAGGCCGAAGACTTGGTTATTGCCGATGCCCAAGGCCGTGCGCTGGCGCTGGCTGGGGTGTTCGGTGGCAAAACCTCGGGCGTAACCGAGGGTACCACCCGCGTATTTCTCGAAAGTGCCTACTTCGACCCGGCCGTAGCGCGCAAAACCGCTCAAAATCACCAGCTCAAAACCGACGCTTCGTTCCGCTTCGAGCGCGGTACCGACCCGCACATGGTGCCGCTGGCCCTCAAGCGGGCGGCCCTGCTGCTGCAAGAGGTGGCCAGTGCCCGCGTGGCCGCGCCCATTGTCGATGAGTTTCCCACGCACATCGAGCACACCTCGGTGCGCCTGCTGCTGCCGCGCGTCGAGAAGCTCATCGGCCACTACATTGCCTCCGACCGCATTCGTCAGATCCTGACCGATCTGGACATCCTCATTGTGGAGGAAAACGACGTGCACGGCGGGCCCGAGTGGATTGTATCGGTGCCGCCGTACCGCGTGGATGTTACCCGCGAAGCCGATGTGGTGGAGGAAATCCTGCGCATTTACGGCTTCGACCACGTGCCGCTGCGCACCCACAACGCCGCCGATTTCCTGGCCGGCTTCCCGCAGCCCGATGCCGAACTGCTCCGCCGCGACGTGTCGCAGCTGCTCAGCGGCCAGGGCTATTCCGAAATCGTAACGAACTCGCTCGTCAACTCCGATTACTTCGAAACCGCCGAGCAGCCCGCTGCCGATTTGGTGCGCGTGCTGAACTACAACTCGGCCGACCTCGATGTGATGCGCCCCACGCTGCTGCACTCGGGCCTCGAGATTGTGCGCCACAACGTAAACCGCCGCCAGCGCGACCTGAAGCTGTACGAGTTCGGTCGCAGCTACCACCGCCAGCCCGACGGCAGCTACAAAGAGCGCCCCACCCTAGGTATCTTCCTGACGGGCAACTTGCAGGCCGAAAGCTGGCAACAGCCCGACGCCAAAACGGCTTACCACCACCTGGCCGGCGCTGTGCTGCAGGTGCTGCGCAGCCTGGGCCACGCGCAGCCGGGCCAGCAGCCCGTGCAGCACCCCTACCTCAACGGCGGCCTTACGCTGCTGCTGCACAACCAGCCGGTGGTGCACCTAGGCAGCGTGTCGCCGAAAGTGCTGAAGCAGATGGACGTAAACCAGCCCGTGTGGTACGCCGAGCTCGACTGGGCTTGGCTGACCAAGAAGTACCGCGGGGCCCTCACGGTGCAGGAGCTGCCCAAGTTCCCCGAAGTCCGCCGCGATTTGTCGCTGGTTGTCGACCTGGGCGTGACGTTCGAGCAGCTGCGCCAGATTGCCACCAAAGTTGAGAAGAAGCTGCTGCGCGAAGTGAACGTGTTCGACGTGTACCAGGGCGAAAACCTAGGTGCCGGCAAAAAATCGTACTCGCTGAGCTTCCTGCTGCAAGACCCCGAGCGTACGCTCACCGATCAGGCCATCGATCAGGTGATGCAAAAACTCATGACGCAGTTCGAGCAGCAAGCGGGCGCAGTTATCCGGAAATAG
- a CDS encoding DUF1684 domain-containing protein, protein MAKISAPKIFLGLGLLIVLGYIFSDLVLSDDQYAFKLKQERKQKNEQFRSHSESPLPEELHENFDSLRYYTPNREWRLVAKLERLPEGDTISLPLTEGGADKYTRFGRATFEVSGQPQTLTLLKRASKTDPTLFVPFTDKTNGRSTYGGGRYLDVETPGENDNQVVLDFNRTYNPYCAYGDSIASCPMPPKENWLGVEVPVGEKTYKEL, encoded by the coding sequence ATGGCTAAAATTTCGGCGCCCAAAATTTTCCTAGGTCTGGGCTTGCTCATCGTGCTCGGCTACATCTTTTCCGACCTCGTGCTCAGCGACGATCAATACGCGTTTAAGCTGAAGCAGGAGCGCAAGCAGAAAAACGAGCAATTCCGCAGCCACAGCGAATCGCCGCTGCCCGAAGAGCTGCACGAAAACTTCGACAGCCTGCGCTACTACACGCCCAACCGCGAGTGGCGGTTGGTGGCCAAGCTCGAGCGCCTGCCCGAAGGCGACACCATCAGCCTGCCGCTCACCGAAGGCGGCGCCGACAAGTACACCCGCTTTGGCCGCGCCACCTTTGAGGTGAGCGGACAGCCGCAAACCCTTACGCTGCTGAAGCGCGCCAGCAAAACCGACCCCACGCTCTTCGTGCCCTTCACCGACAAAACCAACGGGCGCTCCACCTATGGCGGCGGCCGCTACCTCGATGTAGAAACGCCCGGCGAAAACGACAACCAAGTGGTGCTCGATTTCAACCGCACCTACAACCCGTACTGCGCCTACGGCGACAGCATCGCCTCGTGCCCCATGCCGCCCAAAGAGAACTGGCTGGGTGTGGAAGTGCCGGTAGGGGAGAAGACGTACAAAGAACTGTAG
- the radC gene encoding RadC family protein yields the protein MDSIDNATEDESPAGSYQAPVSFSIKSWAEEDRPREKLLLKGRAALSDAELMAILLGSGTAKLSAVDVAKLVLAATGNDLNQLARLSVKELMRHKGIGEAKAITIVAALELGRRRKETAAAERTTITCSTDIYNLVRPALQDLPHEEFWVILLNRANVVMRQEKISSGGVAGTVADPKMIFKHALEQLASSIILVHNHPSGNRQPSAADIALTKKLKEAGKFLDLPVLDHLIYTDRGYYSFADEGIL from the coding sequence ATGGATTCGATTGACAACGCGACAGAAGACGAAAGCCCGGCGGGCAGCTATCAGGCGCCGGTTAGCTTCAGCATCAAGAGCTGGGCCGAAGAAGACCGCCCCCGCGAAAAGCTGTTGCTGAAAGGCCGCGCCGCGCTGTCGGATGCCGAGCTGATGGCTATTTTGCTGGGTTCGGGCACGGCCAAGCTCTCGGCCGTGGATGTGGCCAAGCTGGTGCTGGCCGCCACCGGCAACGATTTAAACCAGCTGGCCAGGCTCTCGGTGAAGGAGCTGATGCGCCACAAAGGCATTGGCGAGGCCAAAGCCATAACTATTGTGGCAGCCCTCGAGCTGGGCCGCCGCCGCAAAGAAACCGCCGCGGCCGAGCGCACCACCATCACTTGCTCCACCGACATTTACAACCTGGTACGGCCCGCTTTGCAGGATTTGCCGCACGAGGAGTTTTGGGTGATTCTGCTGAACCGCGCCAACGTGGTAATGCGGCAGGAAAAGATCAGCAGCGGCGGCGTGGCCGGCACCGTAGCCGACCCCAAGATGATCTTCAAGCACGCCCTGGAGCAGCTGGCTAGCAGCATTATTCTGGTGCACAACCACCCCAGCGGCAACCGCCAGCCCTCCGCCGCCGATATTGCCCTGACCAAAAAGCTTAAAGAAGCCGGCAAGTTTCTAGACTTGCCCGTGCTCGACCACCTCATCTACACCGACCGCGGCTACTACAGCTTCGCCGACGAGGGCATTTTGTAA
- a CDS encoding metallophosphoesterase, which yields MSRLFSSFFFLALLVVAEWYGSQAIRTLVQQYSQHTRRVVTTAYWLVTIGLWVAGVWAMSTRHMGSSASKSYIGGLLLAFVVAKLIVLLFLLPEDLVRLGRWATRLFTRSGDGATAGGAPITRSEFLSKMALLAAGIPFVALIYGMVRGATDYRVKRVTLRFPNLPASFDGFKMVQISDLHTGSFQSKEPLRRAVNLINQQGADLVVMTGDLVNNFAHEVEEHIDTLAGITSGVAKLSVLGNHDYSDYVDWGPLGGAEAKAANLARIKENHAKIGWRLLLDETHHIERNGEKIAILGVQNWGQRGFAKYGNLAKTHAASGEVPFKILLSHDPSHWEAQVLEYNDIDLTLSGHTHGMQFGVNLPHLKWSPVQYVYRQWAGLYERGKQLLYVNTGLGFIGYPGRVGFLPEITVFELRRA from the coding sequence ATGTCTCGTCTGTTTTCATCGTTTTTCTTTTTGGCGCTGCTGGTGGTGGCCGAGTGGTACGGCTCGCAAGCCATTCGCACCTTGGTGCAGCAGTATTCGCAACACACCCGGCGCGTGGTTACAACCGCGTACTGGCTGGTTACCATCGGCCTGTGGGTTGCCGGCGTGTGGGCCATGAGCACGCGCCACATGGGCAGCAGCGCCTCCAAGTCGTACATCGGCGGCTTGCTGCTGGCGTTTGTGGTGGCCAAGCTCATCGTGCTGCTGTTTTTGCTGCCCGAAGACCTGGTGCGCCTCGGGCGCTGGGCAACGCGGCTGTTTACCCGCTCGGGCGATGGTGCCACGGCCGGCGGCGCGCCCATTACGCGCAGCGAGTTCCTGAGCAAAATGGCCCTGCTCGCGGCGGGCATCCCGTTTGTGGCGCTGATTTACGGCATGGTGCGCGGCGCCACCGATTACCGCGTGAAGCGCGTAACGCTGCGCTTTCCCAACCTGCCGGCCTCGTTCGATGGCTTCAAAATGGTGCAGATTTCCGACCTGCACACGGGCTCGTTTCAGTCGAAAGAGCCGCTGCGCCGGGCCGTGAACCTGATTAATCAGCAGGGTGCCGACCTGGTAGTAATGACCGGCGACCTAGTAAACAACTTCGCCCACGAGGTGGAGGAGCACATCGACACGCTGGCCGGCATTACCTCGGGCGTGGCCAAGCTCTCGGTGCTGGGCAACCACGACTACTCCGATTACGTGGACTGGGGCCCCCTTGGTGGCGCCGAGGCCAAGGCTGCCAACCTCGCCCGCATCAAAGAAAACCACGCCAAAATTGGCTGGCGCCTGCTGCTTGATGAAACGCACCACATTGAGCGCAACGGCGAGAAGATTGCCATTTTGGGTGTGCAGAACTGGGGCCAGCGCGGCTTTGCCAAGTACGGCAACCTCGCCAAAACCCACGCGGCCTCGGGCGAAGTGCCGTTCAAAATTCTGCTCTCGCACGACCCTTCGCATTGGGAGGCGCAGGTGCTCGAGTACAACGACATCGACCTGACGCTTTCGGGCCACACCCACGGCATGCAGTTCGGTGTGAACCTGCCGCACCTTAAGTGGAGCCCCGTGCAGTACGTGTACCGGCAGTGGGCGGGCTTGTACGAGCGCGGCAAGCAGCTGCTGTACGTAAACACCGGCCTGGGCTTTATCGGCTATCCCGGCCGCGTGGGTTTCCTGCCCGAAATCACGGTGTTTGAGCTGCGCCGGGCATAG
- a CDS encoding carboxypeptidase-like regulatory domain-containing protein — MDISLVLYRLILRRWLGLLAVLLCLWAAAPASAQTQVRVTGSISDKDTRQDIPGAAVINQRTRRGVVANEQGEFSLVAQPTDTLEFRAIGYASYRMPLGGTGLSQLIVQVKLQRTSVQLTGVTIREGRPDDATINKALRNIRRPTPPPNAVKRPPRPKPLFPVDSTAPKVPVPTLANPISFIYDQFSREGEQRRKMEEIQAQKQYNDELARRRAYNRLFRINKGYEVETDSAYVPISVPRTLPALPAQPMQPPAGSLAPKR, encoded by the coding sequence ATGGATATTTCGTTGGTATTGTATCGGTTGATTTTGCGGAGGTGGCTGGGCCTCTTGGCAGTGCTGCTGTGCCTGTGGGCCGCGGCGCCGGCCAGCGCGCAAACGCAAGTGCGCGTTACGGGCTCCATCAGCGACAAAGACACGCGCCAGGACATCCCGGGGGCGGCCGTTATCAACCAGCGCACCCGCCGGGGCGTGGTGGCCAACGAGCAGGGCGAGTTCAGTTTGGTGGCGCAGCCCACCGATACGCTGGAGTTTCGGGCCATCGGCTACGCCTCGTACCGCATGCCCCTAGGTGGCACGGGCCTCTCGCAGCTGATTGTGCAGGTAAAGCTGCAGCGCACCAGCGTGCAGCTTACGGGCGTAACCATTCGCGAAGGCCGCCCCGACGATGCCACCATCAACAAAGCCCTGCGCAACATTCGGCGGCCCACGCCCCCGCCCAACGCGGTGAAGCGGCCGCCCCGGCCCAAACCCCTATTCCCCGTCGACTCAACGGCGCCTAAGGTGCCCGTACCCACGCTGGCCAACCCCATAAGTTTTATCTACGACCAGTTTTCGCGCGAGGGGGAGCAACGCCGCAAGATGGAGGAGATTCAGGCCCAGAAGCAGTACAACGACGAGCTGGCCAGGCGCCGCGCCTATAACCGCCTCTTCCGCATCAACAAAGGCTACGAGGTAGAAACCGACTCCGCGTACGTGCCCATTTCGGTGCCGCGCACCTTGCCGGCGTTGCCCGCGCAACCCATGCAGCCGCCCGCCGGCAGCCTGGCACCTAAGCGGTAA